The sequence below is a genomic window from Setaria italica strain Yugu1 chromosome IV, Setaria_italica_v2.0, whole genome shotgun sequence.
GTAACGAAGCACAGCCAAGAGAAATTACCCCATTTATCTTGATGCATTGAATTTGAGGAATAGCCTTTAGGATTTCAGCTTTGTCTGTGTGCAAGAAATTCTCAGGAGATGACAAAGTTAGCTTCACCAAACGATCCATGCATCTCAATTCATAAAAACGGTGAAACTTCTCGAGGCAATCAATTTCAAGCTCATGTACTGATTGAATGCCAGGCAGTTTCTGAAGATCAAAGCTCTTACAGTTCGATATCTTGAGTTTTTGGATGGTTTGTTCAATGACTAAATCACCACTATTAATACGTGTCAATGTGGGGATTGACAACTCGTTGACGAAGAACTCCAAATCATCACTATTAATACGTGTCAATGTGGGGATTGACGACTCGTTGATGAAGAACTCCTGGCTGTTGGGGATTCTTGGTTTTAGTTTCAGATAATTGCAGTGTTCTATCTTCAGATAGCAAAGCGGAGGGAATGCTTCTTTGGCTGGACATGGTGCAGAAGAAGATACAGGAACGTGTGTCATCTGTGTTCTCTTTTTAGTCACTCCCAGTAATGTTTCCATCATGTTCCTTGTCATTGCTGTAAACTttgcttttccttttcctcGGGAAGGATCACCAGACTGCGTCCTGAACACTTCAAGCCTCTTGAATTCTTCTGAAGGATCTAATTCCATGTCATGTATCTCTTCAGAGCTTCTATTTGTTCTCAAAGCCGAACCATCTTGGCAAAACCACAAGGTGCATCCGAATGCTAGTTCAACAAGCGACAGTCTCTTTAGGTTTCTGCATGGTGCTAAACATGCTTCCATAAGTTTAGGCATATTACGAATTTCAAGCTCCTGTAAGTTTGATAGATTTCCTAGAGTTGGAAGCTGGTCACACTCTACGAGATCAGACAATACCAGTTTCACCAGATTTGGGAGTGTAGAACATATCTCCCTCATCCAACTAGGAAACATACTGTAATTATAGCCCTTTATAGTGAGATGCTTTAAAGCTGGATGAGGCTTCAAATTTTCGAGCACATCCCTTGTCGTCACTTGGGGTTCCTCTGACCATTCTAATGAGGACCACTCCAAACTCAAAGAAGCAAGCCGATGTCTCCTTCCCAGTTGCACCCCCTTTGCTTCCTCTGCAGACGTCACAACCTCAAGGCATTTGATATTTAGTTCACTGTTTGTAGAATCAAGGATATTCTGTAGAAGGATAATGTTGCTGCAATCACCACTGCCTCTTTCTGAGACCACAAAATCCGGTAGGGTTAGTAGGTCACTGGAGATGCCTTCCTTTGAGAACAGTGACATCCCTCCAACTGAAAGGTACTCAAGGCAATGCATGTTTTTCAATGTGTCATGCAGCATTTTCAGGCTCAACTCCTCACCAGAATAATCAGAGGAATGCTGTGTAGAGGAGCTTGGAGCTTCAGAATCTTTTCTTACATCAAATCCTGATAACGCTGATAGGTTTAGGTACTCCAAATTTACAAATTTACTAAGAAAGCAGATAATTTTCGGAATGCAAGGACAACCAGATAAATTCAGAAATCGGAGTTTATTTAGTCTGGCACAAGATTCAGAAAGATCAATAAGCCTCCCACAATCAGATAAATCCAAAATCTCCAGGTTCAGGCAGCCATCATTGCCCACACAAAATTCAGGAAGTGCCTCAAGGCAAGTACAACCAGACAAATTAAGATAAAGAAGTCCCTTCATTCTCTTGAATGACAGGGTACGCAGTTGCTTAAGCTGGCAGCAGGAGGACAGATTCAGATGTTCCAAATTTTTCAGTAGACTGAAAGAGTCTGGAAGCATCTCAAGCTTTGAACAACATGACAAGTTCAAGAACGAAAGCTTTTGCAGCTCCCCAAATTGTGAAGGTAGCTTTTGTAGGCTGGTACATCCTGATAGATCAAGATGTTCCAGGACTTGGAGTCTGTGAATGGGACCTGGAAGCTCACTAAGATTCGAGCAGCCATGTAGATCCAAATAGTGTAGCTTCTGAAAGTCACAAATGGAAGTGGAACTATGGAGCTTTACTTTTTTAGAAAAGGAGCTATGGAGCTTTTTGAGGCTGGTATTTTCTGAAAGATTTAAAAACTGCAGGTGGTGCAAGTTTTCCATAGAACTGGGTAGCTCAACAGTTTGCATGCGTGGGAAGTCCAATACACGCAGCCATTTAGTTTCTGAAAAGGCACCCTTCGAAGGCTGACATCCTGTGCAGCCACTAAAATGAGCAGCCCTTGCTTTGAAAGGCATATCTTTGCATTTTGGGTGCTGACCTTTGAAATTCAACAACAACGTGTATCGATAGTTGTCCTTTTTAGGACCGAAGCTTCCTTGTTTGCCATCACAGATGGCAACTTCCTCAATAGCAACTGACCTAGCAAGTTCATGAACTAAATCGTGCATTTTGAATAATACATTATGAGGGTTATTAAGCTTGGAGTATCTTGCAGAAATCTGAAAAGCAAATTTGCAGGTCGATTAGTAGTGCACTAGATATTTTTTTCAAGGACTCAACGGTAATTTGCAACATCAGGGAGTTTACTTGTCATGTTTATTTGATTGGTTGATTTCAGTAAGCATAAAACAGGCAACTTAAGAAATAATGTTCGTGTCACTATACTTATCTTTTAAATAACGTTGACTCAAATATTTATAAGATGTTAGAATTGAATCCAACCATGTCCGAATGATTCATCATAGGATCACTCCATGAATTTTACACCGCGATCGATATGCTTGTGCGAAATGAAGTGGATTATTCAAAACTAGAATCAGAGGATTTATGACTATCTcattcttcaaaccaaacaTTATATTGAATTAGTAGTAGATGAACGCCATATTCTGAAATAAGATTAAAATACTAATAAATCATGCGAGAAATGACAGCACAACTCAATACAAGGAAAAGAGTTAACTGTACCAAGCCTGTGTATATAATATAACTCACCGAGATAGAGTCACTTGTAGCCTCCAGGAATGACATCTGACAAAGTTCATGTAGGTATTCCTCAGCACGATGTGTGGTCAGAACAAATCTCAGAGCAATCCACTTATGAATCAGTTCTCTCTTCTCTATGACGAAGCCTTTTGGGAAGGCAGAAAAGTATACAAAGCAAGGTCTCAGATAATATGGCATGTGGTAGTAACTAATCTTCAAGGATGGTAATATTGCAGTAGATGTTGTTCCAGTCGTTGGATCGCGTTCGTGTTCCCACAGGTCACTCTTCAGAGTTTCTTCCCACTTGTGCATCGGCATATCTAGCAGACGATCCCCAAGAGATTTGACTGCCAAAGGCACTCCATCGCATTTCTTTACTATTTTCTCCCCCATATGTACCTTTGCCATTTCAGATTCTTTAATTCCATTTGGAAATGCCTTAGCTTTGAACAGCTTCCAGCAGTCATCGTAAGGCAAGGCACCCAACTTGAATGGCAACTCTCGATTCATCCGCTTAGCAACCTGTTCACTTCGAGTGGTCACAATTATCTTTCTGCCTGGTGCGCCACCTTTCAACATCGCTTTTTATCTTTTGCAATTGTCCTGTGTTTTCTTCCCATAAGTCATCTAAAACAATAAGATACTTCTTTCCACGGAGGATCATCTCCACGCGCATCTGCACGGAGGACAAGTCATACTGGTTACTCTGTCCATCTACTTGGGAGATAATTGATCGACCAATCTTTTCATCGCTAAAACTTGTGGAGACATAAACCCAAATCTGGATATCAAAATCTCTCTTAGTTGTATTGTCATCGAAAACCATTTGGGCGAGAGTGGTTTTACCCAGACCACCAAAGCCATATATAGGGATGATGGTGTGCTTGCAATCTTCTTGCAGCAACTTCATCAACTCTACCTTGTCCTTGTCCCTCCCAAGTATACCTTCTACAAGGCAAGGGCCTGTAGCCCGTGTCTGGATCACGTCCTGGTCGTCAGAGCTTGTGTCCACCATCAAGTCGAACCGCCTCAGCTTTTCTATGTTGTCCAATCTTTGTTTCATGGCCTTCAACTTGCTAGGCATGCTTAGCCGCAACTTCAGAGGAATGGAGATCTCCTGCAAATCCATGTCGTGAATTAGAAAAGGGACAAGAAATGGAAATGGACATATCGACATCAAACACACTCGAGACCTACCGTTGTAGATTTGTTATTCTGCGAGTCATCTTTATTACTCAGGATAGCACCTTCAAATTCCATAATAATGTCCTCCATGTCATAGGCTGCTGCCTTTAGCTCCCTCATCCAGACGCAGACGTCACCATCTTTCATCAACCGCTTCTCCACCCTAACCATGCTATTTTGGATGGCATCCACAGTATCCTTGAGGCCTTTGAGCTCATCACCTAGCTTCA
It includes:
- the LOC101757695 gene encoding putative disease resistance protein RGA1 isoform X2, producing MLKGGAPGRKIIVTTRSEQVAKRMNRELPFKLGALPYDDCWKLFKAKAFPNGIKESEMAKVHMGEKIVKKCDGVPLAVKSLGDRLLDMPMHKWEETLKSDLWEHERDPTTGTTSTAILPSLKISYYHMPYYLRPCFVYFSAFPKGFVIEKRELIHKWIALRFVLTTHRAEEYLHELCQMSFLEATSDSISISARYSKLNNPHNVLFKMHDLVHELARSVAIEEVAICDGKQGSFGPKKDNYRYTLLLNFKGQHPKCKDMPFKARAAHFSGCTGCQPSKGAFSETKWLRVLDFPRMQTVELPSSMENLHHLQFLNLSENTSLKKLHSSFSKKVKLHSSTSICDFQKLHYLDLHGCSNLSELPGPIHRLQVLEHLDLSGCTSLQKLPSQFGELQKLSFLNLSCCSKLEMLPDSFSLLKNLEHLNLSSCCQLKQLRTLSFKRMKGLLYLNLSGCTCLEALPEFCVGNDGCLNLEILDLSDCGRLIDLSESCARLNKLRFLNLSGCPCIPKIICFLSKFVNLEYLNLSALSGFDVRKDSEAPSSSTQHSSDYSGEELSLKMLHDTLKNMHCLEYLSVGGMSLFSKEGISSDLLTLPDFVVSERGSGDCSNIILLQNILDSTNSELNIKCLEVVTSAEEAKGVQLGRRHRLASLSLEWSSLEWSEEPQVTTRDVLENLKPHPALKHLTIKGYNYSMFPSWMREICSTLPNLVKLVLSDLVECDQLPTLGNLSNLQELEIRNMPKLMEACLAPCRNLKRLSLVELAFGCTLWFCQDGSALRTNRSSEEIHDMELDPSEEFKRLEVFRTQSGDPSRGKGKAKFTAMTRNMMETLLGVTKKRTQMTHVPVSSSAPCPAKEAFPPLCYLKIEHCNYLKLKPRIPNSQEFFINESSIPTLTRINSDDLEFFVNELSIPTLTRINSGDLVIEQTIQKLKISNCKSFDLQKLPGIQSVHELEIDCLEKFHRFYELRCMDRLVKLTLSSPENFLHTDKAEILKAIPQIQCIKINGGMYFAVQESDFLLRQNTDFGITDLFISNLEKVNSADEVGLGELATYDQLRTLRLS
- the LOC101757695 gene encoding putative disease resistance protein RGA1 isoform X1; translated protein: MLKGGAPGRKIIVTTRSEQVAKRMNRELPFKLGALPYDDCWKLFKAKAFPNGIKESEMAKVHMGEKIVKKCDGVPLAVKSLGDRLLDMPMHKWEETLKSDLWEHERDPTTGTTSTAILPSLKISYYHMPYYLRPCFVYFSAFPKGFVIEKRELIHKWIALRFVLTTHRAEEYLHELCQMSFLEATSDSISISARYSKLNNPHNVLFKMHDLVHELARSVAIEEVAICDGKQGSFGPKKDNYRYTLLLNFKGQHPKCKDMPFKARAAHFSGCTGCQPSKGAFSETKWLRVLDFPRMQTVELPSSMENLHHLQFLNLSENTSLKKLHSSFSKKVKLHSSTSICDFQKLHYLDLHGCSNLSELPGPIHRLQVLEHLDLSGCTSLQKLPSQFGELQKLSFLNLSCCSKLEMLPDSFSLLKNLEHLNLSSCCQLKQLRTLSFKRMKGLLYLNLSGCTCLEALPEFCVGNDGCLNLEILDLSDCGRLIDLSESCARLNKLRFLNLSGCPCIPKIICFLSKFVNLEYLNLSALSGFDVRKDSEAPSSSTQHSSDYSGEELSLKMLHDTLKNMHCLEYLSVGGMSLFSKEGISSDLLTLPDFVVSERGSGDCSNIILLQNILDSTNSELNIKCLEVVTSAEEAKGVQLGRRHRLASLSLEWSSLEWSEEPQVTTRDVLENLKPHPALKHLTIKGYNYSMFPSWMREICSTLPNLVKLVLSDLVECDQLPTLGNLSNLQELEIRNMPKLMEACLAPCRNLKRLSLVELAFGCTLWFCQDGSALRTNRSSEEIHDMELDPSEEFKRLEVFRTQSGDPSRGKGKAKFTAMTRNMMETLLGVTKKRTQMTHVPVSSSAPCPAKEAFPPLCYLKIEHCNYLKLKPRIPNSQEFFINESSIPTLTRINSDDLEFFVNELSIPTLTRINSGDLVIEQTIQKLKISNCKSFDLQKLPGIQSVHELEIDCLEKFHRFYELRCMDRLVKLTLSSPENFLHTDKAEILKAIPQIQCIKINGGMYFAVQESDFLLRQNTDFGITDLFISNLEKVNSADEVGLGELATYDQLRTLRLVWSHDATLIPAMVYLDQKIGLTMYILIWAKNSPELMILQFSKDSILILTYQHFK